In the genome of Ziziphus jujuba cultivar Dongzao chromosome 10, ASM3175591v1, the window actatatgGATTTGATATTAGACtttcttaattaaaaatgtaacgaaatccatttaaatattttaacattaaaaataaagctaataattttttgaatatttgcaaatttttataaaattctaacaAATTCATTATCCcactattttgataaattttataaagtccAATTAGAACCgaatacattaaaattattttaaatttattaaattttaagctGAATACATTCTTTAATTTACttaattggttttttattttttaaattatttaaaaaaatttattatttattattattggtaaagATGATTAGTTTATATGATAAATCTTAATTAGtaacatttaatttaattattttttatattaaaactttaaaagtgAACAATTTAATAATGATCATTTAAATTAACATTTGGTATATAAGTTCGTTAATGGTCATTCACCAACGACAAATAgcatcttttaattattttagtagTTAATTGATAATTGTTATATAACATAattagcaaaaaaattataacaattaACAATTGTGTGTGTGTTATCTGTTTCCATGTATGGTTGGTTGGGCGAATTTAACCgagagaaaaatagaagaaaaggagtttagagagagaaaattcgatTAGAGTTAGGTTGGTTGGATGAATTTGTAATTTACTAAATTGTCCTATATTTGAATATGGTTTGAATGTCAAAATGGagataaatttgtaaatttcaataaaatatttatcaatatctaaaatgttttataaatattatttttgatactttaatatatctttaaaaagtcaaacaaaaatataaaagttaatcGCTTATATCTTTAAGATATTAAAATTCACTTATATCTATTAAGATTtaggactaaaaaaaaaaaaaaaaaaattaacaaacaaaCATAATCTTAATCAATGAATCATAAAATGATTTatccaaatatattattttgtgctATAAATCTTTCAATAACCTCAAACTATCAATACACCtaaaagaatttcaaattcataaaagaaaaaaaagccttagaagaatttaaaattataattatccatacACTTGGAAAgaacttaaaattattttaatataaaggaaaataattaattaaatactcaaaaataatttttttcatctaaaaTGTCTAAATtagaccccaaaaaaatatatatatgatagcaaatttgattaaattaaaaaaaatttctaaaaaaattgcatataagAAAATGttataagcatttttttttttcaaaataataaatataaatgagagTATCCCCTTAATAAAATAAGGACCATTGAATTATGTCGGCCATTGAGTTTACCAGCCACCTCAAATGACACAATGCAAACCAGATACATCAAACCACACATTACAAAGGGATTTGCCACGAGAAGAACCAATCATGGCAATGTTTCTAAAACACCAAACCGATGTTACACATCATCTAATctagtttattaatttaatcaaatttgttattaaataacaaataaccacatatattatgtttagtttatgaataattatttattcttaaataGTTACAAAtagcttttaaattatataaataaggcTTGGCTGAAAATTCAAACccaaattgtaattaaaaaaaaaaaaatcaaatttatgacTTTAGCAAGTTAAagaatttagaataattttaatatgtatgtacaatatttgtttaaataatacaatatctATTAAATACTGAAATAATTTGTACATTAAAAAATTGCTTTACATAAAGCTATTTGAATGCGTTGCCATGGAGTGTAGAAGCTTTTCTAGATGCAAAACGCGTAAGCGGAGCTGTAGTACAAGCGGTTTCTTCTGCCGACTCGTGGCCTATTTTCATAGCAAACAACTTTTCTATCAAGCAAGAAACTTCAGTACCAAAACAACAGAGGTGGTAGAGAAATAAACTGCATTAACATAACCACAACAATTCTGTTTCTTTAACTCTTTCTGAGTACAGAAAAAaatcccataaaaaaaaatagaagaaaaaataaaaaatagaagttCATTGTGTGTGTATAAATACATATAGGGCAGAAAAAGGCCTTCAACTATTTGGTACCTACTGATAATCTTCATGCCACTCTTTGAGTGTACACCATATAAACAAGTACACGacttattacccaaaaaaagaaaaagaaaaaaacacaagtACTCAACTCTCAGTGGTATACATAGAACAAAGGAAGCTAACCTTGATGCAAAACAGGCTTTGAGAAGGGTTTTGAACAAAACTCTATACCAGGGATTAGATTGCTAGACCCTCACTGCCCGTTTGTCTTGCAGGACTGTACTTGATTGGACTGGACTGATGGAAATCCCATCCAATCATATTGAGTTCAATTTAAAATACTCTAATTTGATTGGTCTGTATTTAAAGTAGTCCAGTCCAACCTTGCAACACTACAGGTGTTTACAGAATGCTAGTTTTGCTTGTTTACTGAAGTTTTTTCCTTTGTTGCCTTTTCCTGGCAAGATTAGCAGTTCTTTGTTCGTTATACAGCTGATTATTTTAGGAAATATGTATTACATTTAGATCACACATTGTCATCAGCCTATGGAGTCCAGAGTGATTTCTTTCATCTCTTAGACATAGTTTTTCATTTGAAGAATGCATACACCATAAAGATAAAGCAAAAAGTGCAGAATAAAcacttttcattaataagaacTTGGTAACGTTGACATGACAAGAACATAATCAATCAAGGAAACCCTCCTGGAGCTACAATAATGAAAGCTACCTGCTGATTTTTATCAGAAGCCTGTCTTTATTTCCTTGTCATTTCAAATTCATATGGTATGAATTTTTAATGATCTGCACGCCGACCAAGAACTAGCTAGAGATTTTCTGCAGCTTACTTTTGCACATAGCAAGAGCCAGGCTCTTCAGGGGCACCTCTTCCTCGTCCAGCTAATGGAGCAGCAGCAACTCCTCTTTGATTCAGTAGACACCTGAAATGTGCTAGCCTTCCAGTAACTTTGCTTGTATCTTTAGCCAGCCTGTCGTAAGGTGTCCACAGCCGCTCTTCACAACAAAGAGAaacaaggaaaatattgaatacTGGTTGGCACAagattcttatttttttgtgaaaaaaacaCTCATGAAACTGAATTCAACATCAACATCAAAAGCATCAATAAGTACCTGCAGCTGCTGCAGCACGAGGCCATATGGTTTGTTCAATGTCTGATGCATCAACGGTTTCACCCCACATGCATACCTCTCCACCAATAACTAGTTTTTGCTGTGTGGGGTCTGTGATATTTGTGAGTGGTTCATTCAGATAGAATTGTTGCCATGTTACATCTAAGTGGTCCAAATACCATTTATCCTGGTTGCTTACAATGCACCTTAACCCAGCTGCGGTAACTTTCTGTGCCACACCGTCTCCAAGCCTGCCACGAAATTTGGTATGCAAGAGAAATCAACTACATGAAGCTTTCAAACAGGCATAATACAGATAAACTCCACACACTTTTAAGTTGTGAAAGTAGTTTctaattatatattgttttggaaACTGTAAATTGAAATTGCAAAATAGTAGTATAAGCAGAGTATATAATGCAGGATCTTCAAAATTTAGCCATAAACATACCAGTTGTGCACCACCGTCTTTTGGCTCAATTTATTGCCAAAGTTATTAAAAGTCTCTTCCCTGTAAATTTCATGAGTGGATGATAAGAAACGaaactaaataattttatatgcagCACTTAAAACATAAGATTTCTGATTTCATACCAGTtaacaatttcaaatccatgAGACAAAGCTATATTTTGTGCTCGCAAAACAAAGTATTGATAGGCTTCGGACTGATTCAAGCGACGCGATACTAACCTGTTCATCAGGAAATATGGTCAAAAAGATATAGCCTTTCTCGTAATTTATCTGGCTACTAAATATCAGgcagaatttttcaaattttctaataCATGATGATTtagagggaaaaataaataaataaataaaacttataatAGTGCTGGCTAGCAACTTTTAATTTACTTGATAGGAAAATGAATTTTAGTTGAAGGCCATGAAACTAAATAAGTAAGAATGTTAGTATTATTACCATCGTCTTACACGAGCAGTTGATGCCCAACAACCTGAAAATACAAAAGCATAAGTTTATCTAATCTAGGAAGATTATTATTTAGATAAGTTAAGGAGGGGCCAAAATATACTAAGAGATAATTgtataaaaacattttcaatcgTAAAAttgacagaaaaagaaaaaaaaaacagaagaagaagaaggaaaacatCAGATGAAGCAGATATGTAAGTTATTGTTTGTTTATGAAACTTACTTGTATCAACTTCGTCACCTCCCAAATGAACAAATTTGAACTTAAAGATCTTGCTGAAATCTGAAACATGTAAAAGAAGGAAGATAAGTTAAAAccttataaaaatgaaaaattaataaataaaaaaaagaaatgaaaagaaaagaaaagacgaAAGAAGGTTATGTAGCAATATTTTGTGGTATTTTTGTGTCAAAATTACGATATTTGCATTGTAGAAAAATATGAGATTTACCTGAAAGAATTCCATCAATTACTTCAAAAGTGAACTCTCTGCTAACGTCGAGTGGTTGCGTACAAGCACTTGCTGGCAATAGAGATGGATAGCCAACACCCCTAAAGATTAAAATTCATAAGTTTCTTGAACAATATGGTGcaaaattaattctaaaagcaaattaacatttttgttttgaaattgcAAAAACTATATGGGTATCCATCTAAAAGCAAAGTTTATATGCAATTAGAGATGGATTTTAAATACCATGATTGAGCATGTCCTGGAACATCAATTTCAGCCAATACATTAATCCCTCGTCTTTGAGCATAGctgcaaaatatataaatcaagcTATTAGAAAACAGAAATAAAAGGACTATGGAACAAATATTGCATATAGAAACAGGGTAGAAATCACTTGCCTCACAATTTCTTCAGCATCTTCTACTGTATATCTTTCTGATTCTGAATAAGCACCATCCCAAAGTTTTGGATATGAAGGTATCTCTAAAGGAAAAGACTGTGTATCTACAATGTGCCAATGCAACACATTCTGCATGAAATAAATGAATCAATACAAACATTGTTATCAAATAACAATCAGAAACTCTGCAGCTggttataattttttcataccAGCTTTGAATAGGCCATAGAATCGATCACTTTCTTTATCACAGGCAATGGCAGATAGTGTCGAGATGTATCTGTACAAATTTTCACCCATAAATCAGACAATTTTGAATTTGACAATGTTATTGCgtcattttctaaataatattaaggAGGTATTTTTGTAAGTAGATAAACAAAGATTACCAGTACATATCAAACAAAGAGCATTCTCATACATAAGAAACATAGACTTAAAAAGTGTAAAATGCAGGTTGTATTTTAGCAAAAATGACCATGACTGGTTTgtttaaggtaaaaaaaataaaaaataaacaatatgatTGATCTCAATGCACCTATTCCCTTATACTTTTGCTGATGAAAATGTAGCAAATAGAGCATAACAAAGCATCTCACCAATTAAAAGCCCTCGATATGAGAATCTTGGCTCATCCACAATGGTCCATGGTACCAAATGAACTTCGATAACCTTGGTGGTGAAATTAAATTGGCATAATTGGCTGAATGTCTGCACGAAGCCATAACAAAGAAaggaagttaaaaataaaaataaaaataaaaaacttttatttatccATTTGTCTGATGGACATCCAGAACAGAACTAGTGTTGGTTGTCATTAGAAACAAATATAACCTGCAGTCCATGTAAGGCACCATAAACTGTCTTTGCCTGCATTATTCATGATAAAGATAAGTTTATTAGAGTTTTCATAACTAAATGGAAATTATATACATCATCTCTTCTATTGTTAATGATACATTTTCCATTTGCGCTATCTCattgtatacatgtatataccCAAGTCAGAGAATATATCAAGAATGGGAAATGCAACATTCAGTCTGTTTTAAGGCTACCTAGGCACAGAACATAATCCAAAGTAGACACTGACAATATCATATTAAAACTCCTTCAAACTAAGTAACACTGATAATATCATATTTAGACTCCTTCAAACTAAGTCTGCCAGCTTCAACGAACAATAGTTGCAGTGCTAAGTATGAATGTCTAGTCTCTCTTACTTAGGATTGATGGTGACTTAACATGAATATGCCAAACTAGCCATATCTACAGAGAATTTCTGCTATGTCTAGAAATTAAAGAGAAATAGAAGGGTCACTTGGTTAGAAAAGCAGACAATGTCCAGTTGATACGTGGCCAACGTAGGTCTCAATTTATCAAACttacgtttttcttttttcttcttttttttttttttttttggggggaaaaaaaaaagaaaaaaactatttgCCAGACAAATACATGTTCCTAGGTTGCATTAACCGGGAATTTTGCAGTAGAAAGTTCAGTTATCAAGTCAAGCAGTACTTAGCCAATTATGGATTAGTAACACCTACCTCAAGATATGCATAAAGTGGCTGTGAATCCGGCGAAGGGATCGATAACTTGTAAGACTCATCTATGCCATATTGTAACTGCAAAGTGGAAAAAGCAAGAAACTTAAGCACCAGAAACAACAAATGTGGTAGAGACATaattgcatttatatataacaaatcaCAAAATTTCTGTTTCTTCAACTCTTGCCGAGTACAGAAAAAACCcataaaagaaggaaaaaaaataaaaaatccttaaTTTCGAAGAATGAAGCATCGAAAAAGTGCTTTTTTCAAGTCTTTACTTCACTAAGAAAAACCAACCACAATTAAGATACAGAAACCACAGATCAAATTTAAAACACAGATCAAATTTAAACTTTCAgttgaaaaagttaaaaaataaaaaataaaagagagagagagagagataagttTGGAATGGAAAATAggacagtaaaaaaaaaaaaagaaaaaagaaaaaaacctgtTCATCGTTGGAGGAGATGACAACATTGATACCCTGAAGAATGAGAGAAGGATCAACAAGGCTGACATTTCCTTCCACAACATGTGAAATACGAATGATATCCACAAGCCTAGAGAAAGCACCACTGAGAATGGAAGAAGAATCAGGGTACTGGGTATTCAGATGGAAATCACTGCTCAATACCAGACTCTGCTGTCCATTGCTCACTGATGCTGGCAATGGCCAAATGTTCAATCCActaacaccaccaccaccattaagaaaaagaacaaaaagaagaaaaaaaagcagaGGCAAAGAGCTAATGCCTCCCTTTAACCCCATCAAGAAAAATAGTAGATCCCAACAAAGGGAATGAAAAGCTTAGAGCTGAAATAAATATTCACCGGTGAATGGGGGGGTTAATGGTGGGGTAGGTATGTAATGTGGGTCAGTGGATGGTGGGtaatggtttttatttaaaaagaaaaaaaaaaaaatggtttcttTTGGAGCTGGTTTGTTTCTTTTGGAACTGGTTTTGTGCCTGTAACTTTTTGGAGTTGGGAATCTCAAATACCCACCTctcctttttgtttattttacgaTCAAAgatgtaatatattataataataaaggatAATTATATTTCGACAAGGAAGAAGATGATGGAAGAGTATACAAACTGAAACAACTGCAAACTCCGTGGCAGCAAATGAGCATGTGAGTTGTCTGTTCGTTTGTTGGCttgtgattttttttctctctctttctcttctctcttttaTCTCTCTTATTCATGACTCACGTTTGCGTTTTTTTACTGGCCACATTGTGTTGCATGCTTTGGTGGTGATCAGGTCATggggtttttcttcttttttcctccttttcatTCATTTCTGTTTTGACCCATTTGGAAATTTATACCAAAATCCAATCTTTTTTAAGCAAATATACCGTATTATAGTATCATATCCAGGTGCTTTAAATTTTTGAGAATGTTTGAATCTTTTTCTATCTGTTTTATTGTGATcttagaaattttgaatttatatatttttttacttttttaaaacttttctttctaattttgaGGAAACAAATAAGGTAGaattttcaattcaaaataagtaataagttgatatatatatatatatatatatattgaaataatattggTCTTATCTTTACACTTGAAAAAACGAGAGCGTTTGAAAACATTTTGGGCCAACCTTCCTTGGTAATTTTAGTGTCATAAATTCACAAACCAAAACTCTTGAtcaatccaaataataattaaaataataaaacctttttatcaatttttttctgttttcatgTCACACCTTACAATACCAaatgtaataattataatacccCGTTtcgtttatcaatttttatttatttattaaacaaaataaataaaaagatcctatgaattaaatttatatataaataaacggagataaagattttatatacaaaattacaattaattaattatgtataaatattttttatggaattaattatatatatatgtatatttttttcaaaaaattatatttgtacataaaTGGAGAgagatattttaaataatacataGTTGTACTTAAAATGTAATTAGCAACAAACAAAAAGTGGAAGGTTACATTAAGGCACTACCATAAATGGAGGTTTTGTTTACTATCCAACTTGTTTTCAACatcatcaatttatttatttatttggggggataaaatcaattcatagttcaatacaaaattgttagtttttgttccgaaaaatttgtatttatcttAATATTACAGTTTCTAATTTCTATAGATGCCATAGATTCATATTAAGTCACTTACCAAAAAGATTGTCACagcattaaaatataaatatgagtaGTTCTAGTTGCACTATCATTTGAACTCTATAcagttttattattgatttacatttttatcccaatttaatattactattaaggatatttgttaactaaatctatttaaataatttatttatatagtcTCATTTTTCCTCTCAAATAATACGTTAAATATATCTATCTAATTTATACTTCATTAAAAATTAGGATTGCAGATACAATAATTATTCACAAATTATGGAAActcaaaaatatgaaacagtaagatgaatttatttattttttattttttaatattgtgttgattgcttttgtttggatttttttctaTCGCTTACCAACAAACAGGTTGGAATAACATTCTTATATTTAATCCTGGTACATTaaaattcatcttttatttggaagttcaaaattgaaattttttaattgttcaaaagtGTCCATCTGAACATTATTAAGATGTTTAGAATACGTTTTTTACATGAAGTTTAAAactgaacattttttaattattcagaaGCATCCATCCGAACATTATTAAGATATTTAGCTTTTATCCATCAAACATTGTATGTacatacaaatattaaatactgtacattatgaaaaatatgccatttttttttaatcattgataatttatatgcaatttaatataaaaaaaatatgcaggATGAAAAAGATATAGATAATGGAATTGTCTTGAAAAATaagattgaaaaataataataaaactttttggtCTTGAAAAGAGCAATTATCTTGAAAAATAAGATGCTCATGTTAATCCCAATCTCCAGTACCCTTCATTTTCGTTGGTTTTTTGCTTTcgaataaataacattttatgccattaaaaaaagagaaagaaataaaaaataaaataaaaactaacccTAATTCAAAACgagaaataaggaaaaaaagaataagaatattttagtcaatttaatttttatgggactgtatatagttattttagaattgtaaaaagaatttttatttgtaaaaaatatataattttgaaatggtaTGAATTAggaatattttagaaataaataatattgtattaagtaattttatattttttattcatttaaataatagtgtaaaaaaaatgaaactacaAAGAGTTTTTTtggaattataaaataaatcactctgtaaatatatatatattaaaagaagtTGTTTTACTGTCGCCAAATtgtaacaaaatttattaaaaagaatataaaataatatatttgattattatgtttaacaaaattcgaagttaatattctttaaaaaataagttcAAGAACTAATTTAGTAACCAAAAGTTCAATTAACCAATTTATAATTTACCCTTCAATTCATCAATCAATGCAGCATTCACTTGTTTACAAAAAACATAGTACTGTATAAGCAGATTATTATTTACACTCCTCCTTAATCTAAAACAtattcctttcaaaaaaaatcaaaacaaaaaacaaaaacaaaacaaaacaaatctaAACACATTGCCATATAAGCAGCTAGATCGCAAATGTACATTAACAACATCTACtcgaaataaattttaataattaatactaaaaattgactaaaatatatatatatatatatatataggacaacAAAATTTCATATGGTTGATTGTCGTATTAAACAACTTATTTGATTTTATGCTGCAATATAGGTGtgatattttttaacaaataaaatatatatttttttatattaattaaaatacgaCAGAAGATAAGATGCCGTCCAAACAAGAATGGCTTttcataaataaacaaataaaagtagatATAATATGAGCATAAGAGCATTACAGCTAACTCTCACCTACAAATCTggaaatgagattttttttgttgACCAAAAATCACATTTCATAAATGAGAAGCAACAAATTGCTGGTCCAcgttttcatattttatatttatataaaataacccTTAAGATTCATTATCCGGTAACTTTCCCTCCACTtcttcataatttaatatttcagtattaaaaaaaaaaggatttgtaTAAAACGTGATTAGTGTATATCCTtatttggttggaaaatattctttttgtatGTTCTTATTGTCCTTTGATATTACATTACAGATTCTctaccttatttatttatttgaaaatggaTTATCAACcttatttattacaaaatatgGGAATCCAGTAGATAACATAACAAGTACAAacagaaattcaacatgaggtTCAAACTTTAAACTACAAACTAAAAATGGAAGCCAAACTAATGATGAATCAATGTtcaaagctcttttttttttttttttttgggttatcatGTTGAAAGTCAATTCAATGGTGTGTTCCTTGCACTGTatgtttgcttttattttttatttttttggtatttgcaattaattaatagcAAGTGGTAACGAAGATTAAATGCTTAATAGCTATTTGATTTAACATTTTGATGGTGGGCTGCTTGTGGAGATCGCTCTAGTGCTAGCAAAAGCTTGATAATGGGCTTAATATCACAACTTtttaatgaaaaaggaaaacgaAAGACAGAGAAAGCCATTTGTTTACCAGATATTTTTAAGACTCGCGTGGGAGGAGCAAAGTGGTTAGAGCACCATAGACCGGCTAGTGGACGCTGGGTTTGAGTTTTGGGGGAAGGGAAGACAGGGACTGTTatctgttttaaaaaaaaaaattatttttaaaaataaaaaattattttcaagatAAAAATGTATTGTTAAccatcagttttcaaaaattattttcagaaaacaaatagaaaataaaacaaaaaacaataaaaatatgttttttttagtttttaaaaaaattaaaaatatgctgatttattatatttgatatttgagCGTACAAAATCGAAAGAATGACAATTTGTCCCGCATAACTTAAAACTGCATACATTGCTcctaaaaatatgtttttaatttttgaaaattgtttttaaacacAATGGATCAAACActaattattttcataaaacagTAGAAAATTGCTTTTGTTctataatttgaaaataatgttttgaaataaaaataaaaaacatagccAAATAGGAAGCCTTTTTGGTTCATGTTATTATTAGGgggaataattttaaaataaaaataaatggctgtataacttggaaactaTTCTACCGtttttaaaaaacaacatttcttgGGCAGATTCTTAGATCCAAAGATTTGATTGCACATGTTCGCTAAGCTCTCTCAGCCCACCAAATTCTTAACCCTACTAAAGCTCTTGCAGTCCAAGTCACCAAACAACAGATTCTAAGAAAATGCCCAAAGAAACAGAGAAGGGtggagaataaaaaataataataatcattataataataataaaagaaagttataataaatatatacatatatatatatatatatattccatagagaatgaaaaaatccaaaaacaaaaagggttGTCAAGCTACACAGATGCACAAATTGAGCCGGCTACCACACCAAAAAGGAAAGAACACTAACTTTTAACCTACAGAAACTAAAAAGAGACTACCAAAGATTTTCCAATCGCTCAAAGagcaatcatcatcatcatcttcatgtTCTGTCACTACTTTCTCTATGAATCTCTTGCAAACCTCCCTCAATCACAGCTTTTTATCTTGATGGTTCGCTTCCACTCTGGCTGTAAGTGAGTACACGATCCGACTGGCAGATTACTAATGAACAcctaatatttcaagtgcacaTCGAAATATCAAGGAAAATAATGAACTTAGAAGGAGCGAGAATTCCACAAAGTGAATAGCTTTTTAAATTCTAGACAGACATGAACAAGTGGAtccaaaaataaccaaaaatgaGTACAGGGCATTAATATTATACATCCAGAGCTTCTATAGAATGCTACTGATAAAGCCATGGAACAATGCCTGAAACATTTGAAATTCAATTCGTACCGAACACAAATGCCAACTGATAAGAAATAACAACAGTTTCAATGGTGTGGTTCATAGCACATGAAGTTTTTCTttgcataaatccatcgcacatGAAGTTGCTAAAATCAAGTTTAGTACCCTGTTATTTAATCATAGCAATGTTCAATACAGAAGAAGTAGTCCTAGGTTAATCACATAAATGAAGTATATACTGTGCTTTCCCAACTGTTGACTAGATTTCACATCTCACAACTTTAGTTACTTTTAGATTTTCATGCCACAATAAACACCTAAAAGCAATCAATTTCGGATGCTTAAGAGGATATGAAGTTCAAGGCAGTCAGTTATTGAAGATGCAACTTAAAGAATTCAGCTTATATAGCTCTCAAAAGGGTCTCATGTTAGAACAAACATAAGAATGATATTAGTGGTTAATGTGAAAATGCAAGCagtaaagagaaagagagagagagagagagagagagagagagagagagagagagagtacgcTTTTGATCTTCTGGAGATTTATACTCCAATATCCTTCAATGGTATTTCATCTTGTTGACACATGTTCAACACCATTACCcatattaattttcttaacTCTACTTTGAATGTCTTCCAACATATTCAGTAAGACATTAGTCCCTTCCTCAGTGAGAGATGCATCATCGATAACAGTTGAAAACAATTGA includes:
- the LOC107410661 gene encoding beta-hexosaminidase 3 yields the protein MGLKGGISSLPLLFFLLFVLFLNGGGGVSGLNIWPLPASVSNGQQSLVLSSDFHLNTQYPDSSSILSGAFSRLVDIIRISHVVEGNVSLVDPSLILQGINVVISSNDEQLQYGIDESYKLSIPSPDSQPLYAYLEAKTVYGALHGLQTFSQLCQFNFTTKVIEVHLVPWTIVDEPRFSYRGLLIDTSRHYLPLPVIKKVIDSMAYSKLNVLHWHIVDTQSFPLEIPSYPKLWDGAYSESERYTVEDAEEIVSYAQRRGINVLAEIDVPGHAQSWGVGYPSLLPASACTQPLDVSREFTFEVIDGILSDFSKIFKFKFVHLGGDEVDTSCWASTARVRRWLVSRRLNQSEAYQYFVLRAQNIALSHGFEIVNWEETFNNFGNKLSQKTVVHNWLGDGVAQKVTAAGLRCIVSNQDKWYLDHLDVTWQQFYLNEPLTNITDPTQQKLVIGGEVCMWGETVDASDIEQTIWPRAAAAAERLWTPYDRLAKDTSKVTGRLAHFRCLLNQRGVAAAPLAGRGRGAPEEPGSCYVQK